In Microbacterium sp. AB, a single genomic region encodes these proteins:
- a CDS encoding LLM class F420-dependent oxidoreductase, with amino-acid sequence MRFGTFVPQGWRYDLVGIEPAGQWGTMLSLAQRADAGPWESLWVYDHFHTTPVPSEEATHEAWTLMAAFAASTSRIRLGQMCTCMGYRNPAYLAKVAATVDHVSGGRVEMGIGGGWYEHEWRAYGYGFPKIGDRLRMLREGVEIMKQGWETGEATLDGRFFQVDGAIVQPRPIQRPGIPFWISGGGEKVTLKIAAQYGQYTNFAGDPETFAHKSAVLREHTDAIGRDFSEIVRSANYNTVIGETEAEVAERIDAIEARLRPFLGDATDGVIGDYRSGRAVGVGTVEQVTERLAALGEQGLAYAIHYFPEAAYDLSGVELFEQKVIPALG; translated from the coding sequence ATGCGATTCGGAACATTCGTCCCCCAGGGCTGGCGGTACGACCTCGTCGGCATCGAGCCGGCCGGCCAGTGGGGGACGATGCTGTCCCTCGCGCAGCGTGCGGACGCCGGTCCGTGGGAGTCGCTGTGGGTCTACGACCACTTCCACACGACGCCCGTGCCCTCTGAGGAGGCCACGCACGAGGCGTGGACGCTCATGGCGGCGTTCGCCGCGTCGACGAGCCGCATCCGCCTCGGGCAGATGTGCACGTGCATGGGCTACCGCAACCCCGCCTACCTCGCGAAGGTCGCCGCGACCGTCGACCACGTGTCCGGCGGACGCGTGGAGATGGGCATCGGCGGAGGCTGGTACGAGCACGAGTGGCGGGCGTACGGCTACGGGTTCCCGAAGATCGGCGACCGGCTCCGGATGCTCCGCGAGGGCGTGGAGATCATGAAGCAGGGATGGGAGACGGGGGAGGCGACCCTCGACGGCCGCTTCTTCCAGGTCGACGGCGCGATCGTTCAGCCGCGTCCGATCCAGCGCCCCGGCATCCCGTTCTGGATCTCGGGCGGCGGCGAGAAGGTCACGCTCAAGATCGCGGCGCAGTACGGCCAGTACACCAACTTCGCCGGCGACCCGGAGACCTTCGCGCACAAGAGCGCCGTGCTGCGCGAGCACACCGACGCGATCGGCCGCGACTTCTCGGAGATCGTGCGGTCGGCCAACTACAACACCGTGATCGGCGAGACCGAGGCCGAGGTGGCCGAGCGGATCGACGCGATCGAGGCGCGCCTCCGCCCGTTCCTGGGCGACGCGACCGACGGCGTCATCGGCGACTACCGCAGCGGGAGGGCCGTGGGCGTCGGCACGGTCGAGCAGGTGACCGAGCGCCTCGCCGCCCTCGGAGAGCAGGGCCTCGCCTACGCCATCCACTACTTCCCCGAGGCCGCGTACGACCTCTCGGGCGTCGAGCTCTTCGAGCAGAAGGTCATCCCCGCGCTCGGCTGA
- a CDS encoding carboxylesterase/lipase family protein: protein MTAHDSSVPPPLEHPIVATAAGRVRGFWRRGCATFLGIPYAQPPVGPLRFQAPQPHEPWDGVRDATHHGATPQRGITGVTMIPEPSVPGRSTLNVNVFTPRPSADAALPVLVYIHGGSYVSGSIASPWYDGRAFARDGVVVVTLSYRLGFDGFGWISDAPSNRGVRDWIAALEWVQANVRAFGGDPDRVTIAGQSAGGGAVLTLLGIPAAQHLFTAAWAMSATIGVITPAAAESFGRRIAREAGVEPTVAGWRELTERQVRVAAQDHIAMRDLRGAQAVLADGLQLGPAIDDDLIAQPTIRAIASGVGSDKPLVLGTTDDEFSMIVDDYRRWLRWLPAAPVLAVLGLPRARRRAYLKANAGLRRAKGTHALLGRFVTDALFRRHVVRIARARTRAHAAATTWAYRFEWVSPVRGWSLHCLDVPFFFDVLDAEDVDRMTGDEPPQQLADAVHGAAAAFVRTQAADWSAWSEGSTPSRVFTDPPPAARETSTGYDGAVPLA, encoded by the coding sequence GTGACTGCGCACGACTCCTCGGTCCCGCCGCCGCTCGAGCATCCCATCGTCGCGACGGCGGCGGGCCGCGTGCGCGGATTCTGGCGGAGGGGCTGCGCGACCTTCCTCGGCATCCCCTACGCCCAGCCGCCCGTCGGGCCGCTCCGCTTCCAGGCGCCGCAGCCGCATGAGCCGTGGGACGGCGTCCGCGACGCGACCCACCACGGGGCGACGCCGCAGCGGGGCATCACAGGGGTCACGATGATCCCGGAGCCGTCCGTGCCCGGGCGGTCGACGCTCAACGTCAACGTCTTCACGCCCCGGCCCTCCGCGGACGCGGCCCTCCCCGTCCTCGTCTACATCCATGGCGGCTCATACGTCTCGGGATCGATCGCGAGCCCCTGGTACGACGGTCGGGCGTTCGCCCGCGACGGCGTCGTCGTCGTGACGCTGTCGTACCGCCTCGGCTTCGACGGGTTCGGCTGGATCTCCGACGCCCCGAGCAACCGCGGGGTCCGGGACTGGATCGCCGCCCTCGAATGGGTGCAGGCGAACGTCCGCGCTTTCGGCGGCGATCCCGATCGCGTCACGATCGCCGGGCAGTCCGCGGGCGGAGGCGCCGTGCTCACGCTGCTCGGGATCCCCGCGGCACAGCATCTGTTCACGGCGGCCTGGGCGATGTCCGCGACCATCGGCGTCATCACGCCCGCCGCGGCGGAGTCCTTCGGCCGCCGGATCGCGCGGGAGGCGGGCGTCGAGCCGACGGTCGCCGGATGGCGCGAGCTCACCGAGAGGCAGGTCCGCGTCGCCGCGCAGGACCACATCGCGATGCGCGACCTCCGCGGTGCGCAGGCCGTTCTCGCCGACGGCCTCCAGCTCGGCCCGGCGATCGACGACGACCTCATCGCGCAGCCGACCATCCGCGCCATCGCCTCGGGCGTCGGCTCGGACAAGCCGCTCGTGCTGGGGACCACCGACGACGAGTTCTCCATGATCGTCGACGACTACCGCCGGTGGCTGCGCTGGCTGCCCGCCGCTCCCGTCCTCGCGGTCCTCGGGCTCCCCCGCGCCCGCCGCCGCGCGTACCTGAAGGCGAACGCCGGGCTCCGTCGCGCGAAGGGCACGCATGCGCTGCTCGGCCGTTTCGTCACCGACGCCCTCTTCCGGCGCCACGTCGTGCGCATCGCACGCGCGAGGACACGCGCGCACGCGGCGGCGACGACCTGGGCGTACCGCTTCGAGTGGGTCTCGCCCGTGCGCGGATGGTCGCTCCACTGCCTCGACGTGCCGTTCTTCTTCGACGTGCTCGACGCGGAGGACGTCGACCGGATGACGGGCGACGAGCCCCCTCAGCAGCTGGCGGACGCCGTCCACGGCGCCGCGGCGGCGTTCGTCCGCACGCAGGCCGCCGACTGGAGCGCGTGGTCGGAGGGCTCCACCCCCTCGCGCGTGTTCACCGACCCGCCCCCGGCCGCGCGCGAGACGTCGACGGGCTACGACGGCGCGGTGCCGCTCGCGTGA
- the poxB gene encoding ubiquinone-dependent pyruvate dehydrogenase, with amino-acid sequence MTNVAENIVATLKANRIERVYGLPGDSLNGFTDALRKDGSIRWVHVRHEESAAFAAAADAATTGELAVVAGSCGPGNLHLINGLFDAHRSRVPVLAIAAHIPTSEIGSNYFQETHPQELFRECSVYVEYVADPVQMPRVLEIAMRAAIEERGVAVVVIPGDVALAETVSDRVTVIERARPVIVPSDAELDRAAALLDAAKRVTILAGAGVEGAHDEVVALADRLAAPVVHALRGKEFIEYDNPFDVGMTGLLGFASGYRAMEGADALLMLGTDFPYPQFYPEHATTIQVDIRGSQLGRRHPLDLGLVGDVKATAPALLARLADGRDRTHLDDARDHYVKTRRKLDELAVPRRGSQPIHPQYLARVLDETASEDAVFTADVGSPTVWASRYLTMNGRRRLIGSFSHGSMANALLHGIGAQVAHPDRQVVALAGDGGLAMMLGELITLTQNGLPVKTVVVNNSSLNFVELEMKAAGFVTYGTELTNPNFADVANALGIRGIRVERSKDLPGAVAELLAHDGPALLDVVSERQELSMPPAVTAEQVKGFALYAIRTVMSGRGDELLDLAKANWRQLL; translated from the coding sequence ATGACCAACGTCGCAGAGAACATCGTCGCCACACTGAAGGCGAACCGGATCGAGCGGGTGTACGGGCTCCCCGGCGACTCGCTCAACGGCTTCACCGACGCCCTCCGCAAGGACGGGTCGATCCGCTGGGTCCACGTGCGCCACGAGGAGTCCGCCGCGTTCGCCGCCGCGGCCGACGCGGCGACGACGGGGGAGCTCGCGGTCGTCGCGGGATCCTGCGGCCCGGGGAACCTCCACCTCATCAACGGCCTCTTCGACGCCCATCGCTCGCGCGTCCCCGTGCTCGCGATCGCGGCGCACATCCCGACCTCCGAGATCGGCAGCAACTACTTCCAGGAGACGCACCCCCAGGAGCTCTTCCGCGAGTGCAGCGTCTACGTCGAGTACGTCGCCGACCCGGTCCAGATGCCGCGCGTGCTCGAGATCGCGATGCGCGCAGCGATCGAGGAGCGCGGCGTCGCCGTCGTCGTGATCCCCGGAGACGTCGCGCTCGCCGAGACGGTGTCGGACCGCGTCACCGTCATCGAGCGCGCGCGACCCGTCATCGTGCCGAGCGACGCCGAGCTCGATCGCGCCGCGGCGCTGCTGGACGCCGCGAAGAGGGTCACGATCCTCGCCGGGGCGGGCGTCGAGGGCGCGCACGACGAGGTCGTCGCCCTCGCCGACCGGCTCGCGGCGCCCGTCGTGCACGCGCTGCGCGGCAAGGAGTTCATCGAGTACGACAACCCCTTCGACGTCGGCATGACGGGGCTGCTCGGCTTCGCCTCGGGCTACCGCGCGATGGAGGGCGCCGACGCCCTGCTCATGCTCGGCACCGACTTCCCGTACCCGCAGTTCTATCCCGAGCACGCCACGACCATCCAGGTCGACATCCGCGGATCCCAGCTCGGCAGGCGTCATCCGCTCGACCTCGGGCTCGTCGGCGATGTGAAGGCGACCGCACCCGCGCTCCTGGCCCGCCTCGCCGACGGCCGCGACCGCACGCACCTCGACGACGCGCGGGACCACTACGTCAAGACCCGGAGGAAGCTCGACGAGCTCGCCGTGCCGCGCCGCGGCTCGCAGCCGATCCACCCGCAGTACCTCGCACGCGTCCTCGACGAGACGGCCTCCGAGGACGCCGTGTTCACCGCCGACGTCGGCTCGCCGACGGTGTGGGCCTCCCGGTACCTCACGATGAACGGCCGGCGCCGGCTCATCGGGTCGTTCAGCCACGGGTCCATGGCGAACGCCCTGCTCCACGGCATCGGAGCGCAGGTCGCGCACCCCGATCGCCAGGTCGTCGCGCTCGCGGGGGACGGGGGGCTCGCGATGATGCTCGGCGAGCTCATCACCCTCACCCAGAACGGCCTCCCCGTGAAGACCGTCGTCGTCAACAACTCGTCGCTCAACTTCGTCGAGCTCGAGATGAAGGCGGCCGGCTTCGTGACCTACGGCACGGAGCTGACGAACCCGAACTTCGCGGACGTCGCGAACGCGCTCGGCATCAGGGGCATCCGGGTGGAGCGGTCGAAGGACCTGCCCGGCGCGGTGGCGGAGCTGCTCGCGCACGACGGGCCGGCGCTGCTCGACGTCGTCTCCGAACGGCAGGAGCTGTCCATGCCGCCCGCCGTGACGGCGGAGCAGGTCAAGGGCTTCGCGCTCTACGCGATCCGCACAGTCATGTCGGGCCGGGGCGACGAGCTGCTCGACCTCGCGAAGGCGAACTGGCGCCAGCTGCTCTGA
- a CDS encoding MFS transporter codes for MPDTQTHPGDGDPAPPENGMRSFVHVLVNTAFANITTSFLWFAFTFWIYLETRNVIATGVIGGAYMLFIALFSMMFGTLVDRFRKKAVMAWATLIAFGVFCLDAVFFFVVGEEAIADLTRPWFWIFAVVMLAGAVVEQLRNIALSTTVTLLVPVERHANANGMVGTVQGLAFLVTSVFSGLAVGRLGMGPTILIALVLLALSLVHLLAIAIPERDIVHAEGQTRWVDVAGGFRAVLAVPGLLTLVLFTTLNNLVGGVYMALMDPYGLELFSVEMWGVWLAVGSTGFIVGGVVIARFGLGRNPIRTMLLVAALIGVVGAVFTIREWAWLYVLGFWVYMAFVPAVEAAEQTVVQRVTPYEKQGRVFGFAMTFEAASGPVTSFLIAPIAELWVIPYMRTDAGRQRWAWLLGEGDARGIALVFLCAGGVAVLLAFSGFLLPAYRLLSKQFAEDPPVRPRRRRRRRAASR; via the coding sequence ATGCCCGACACGCAGACGCATCCCGGCGACGGCGATCCCGCGCCTCCCGAGAACGGCATGCGGAGCTTCGTGCACGTGCTCGTGAACACGGCGTTCGCGAACATCACGACGAGCTTCCTCTGGTTCGCGTTCACGTTCTGGATCTACCTCGAGACCCGCAACGTCATCGCGACGGGCGTCATCGGCGGCGCCTACATGCTCTTCATCGCGCTGTTCAGCATGATGTTCGGCACCCTCGTCGACCGTTTCCGCAAGAAGGCCGTCATGGCGTGGGCGACGCTCATCGCGTTCGGCGTGTTCTGCCTCGACGCGGTCTTCTTCTTCGTCGTGGGGGAGGAGGCGATCGCCGACCTCACCCGGCCGTGGTTCTGGATCTTCGCCGTCGTCATGCTCGCCGGGGCCGTCGTCGAGCAGCTGCGCAACATCGCGCTGTCGACCACCGTCACGCTGCTCGTGCCGGTCGAGAGGCACGCCAACGCCAACGGCATGGTCGGCACCGTGCAGGGGCTCGCGTTCCTCGTGACGAGCGTGTTCAGCGGCCTCGCCGTCGGCCGGCTCGGCATGGGCCCGACCATCCTCATCGCGCTCGTGCTCCTGGCCCTGTCGCTCGTCCACCTGCTTGCGATCGCCATCCCCGAACGGGACATCGTGCACGCCGAGGGGCAGACGCGGTGGGTCGACGTCGCCGGCGGCTTCCGGGCCGTCCTCGCCGTGCCCGGCCTCCTGACGCTCGTGCTCTTCACGACGCTGAACAACCTCGTCGGAGGCGTCTACATGGCGCTCATGGACCCCTACGGCCTCGAGCTGTTCTCGGTGGAGATGTGGGGCGTCTGGCTCGCGGTCGGCTCGACGGGGTTCATCGTCGGCGGAGTCGTCATCGCGAGGTTCGGCCTGGGCAGGAACCCCATCCGGACGATGCTGCTCGTCGCGGCGCTCATCGGCGTCGTCGGCGCGGTGTTCACCATCCGGGAATGGGCCTGGCTCTACGTGCTGGGCTTCTGGGTCTACATGGCCTTCGTCCCCGCCGTCGAGGCGGCCGAGCAGACGGTCGTCCAGCGGGTGACGCCGTACGAGAAGCAGGGGCGCGTCTTCGGCTTCGCGATGACGTTCGAGGCGGCGTCGGGGCCCGTGACGTCGTTCCTCATCGCGCCGATCGCCGAGCTCTGGGTCATCCCCTACATGCGCACGGACGCAGGACGGCAGCGGTGGGCGTGGCTGCTCGGCGAGGGAGACGCCCGCGGGATCGCGCTCGTCTTCCTCTGCGCGGGGGGCGTCGCGGTGCTGCTCGCCTTCTCGGGGTTCCTGCTGCCCGCGTACCGTCTGCTGTCGAAGCAGTTCGCGGAGGACCCGCCCGTCAGGCCTCGTCGACGTCGACGCCGGCGCGCAGCTTCTCGGTGA
- a CDS encoding MarR family winged helix-turn-helix transcriptional regulator yields the protein MADRRLAIEAWESLFRAQHEVFEVLSNDFVGTDLSQAEYDVLLTVTRSPAMTARLRDVTANMLISQPSVSRLVDRMVGRGLVTKCNDPDDGRGALVTATDLGVRAFRAIGAAHGKRIAEQMSRLDDDELLALRALTEKLRAGVDVDEA from the coding sequence ATGGCTGACCGAAGACTCGCAATCGAGGCGTGGGAGAGCCTTTTCCGCGCTCAGCACGAAGTGTTCGAGGTGCTCTCGAACGACTTCGTCGGAACCGATCTGTCGCAGGCCGAGTACGACGTGCTCCTCACCGTGACCCGTTCGCCGGCCATGACGGCGCGCCTCCGCGACGTCACCGCGAACATGCTCATCAGCCAGCCGAGCGTCTCGCGGCTCGTCGACAGGATGGTCGGACGAGGCCTCGTGACGAAGTGCAACGACCCCGACGACGGCCGCGGCGCCCTCGTCACGGCGACGGACCTGGGCGTCCGCGCCTTCCGCGCGATCGGAGCCGCCCACGGCAAGCGCATCGCGGAGCAGATGTCGCGCCTCGACGACGACGAGCTGCTCGCGCTCCGGGCCCTCACCGAGAAGCTGCGCGCCGGCGTCGACGTCGACGAGGCCTGA
- a CDS encoding ArsR/SmtB family transcription factor has protein sequence MADQDDGQDGDDAALVDLFAALSNGDRLRIVRTLGESRGASVRGMSITEIAREVGITRFGASRHLAVLRDAGIVCTRSEGNRAMSSLVAGTLLPIWDWIDEIEPLPALVSA, from the coding sequence ATGGCCGACCAAGATGACGGACAAGACGGCGACGACGCCGCGCTCGTCGACCTGTTCGCCGCGCTCTCGAACGGCGACCGGCTGCGGATCGTCCGGACGCTCGGAGAGAGCCGCGGCGCCTCGGTCCGGGGGATGTCGATCACGGAGATCGCGCGAGAGGTCGGGATCACGCGCTTCGGCGCCTCGCGTCATCTCGCGGTCCTCCGCGACGCCGGGATCGTCTGCACGCGCAGCGAGGGCAACCGCGCCATGAGCTCGCTCGTCGCCGGGACGCTCCTGCCGATCTGGGACTGGATCGACGAGATCGAGCCCCTGCCCGCGCTGGTCAGCGCGTAG
- a CDS encoding SDR family oxidoreductase translates to MTELTSPTGEEAALRAAPRADGSAPRALVLGATGYVGGRLTPRLLAAGYRVRILARDAGRAAALPWGAECEIVEGSADDADAVAQACADVDVLFYLIHSMNAGKDFEDADARAAGTVASAAADAGVGRVVYLGGLHPAGVALSPHLRSRVAVGEVFLGSPVPALVLQAGVVIGSGSASFEMIRHLTEVLPYMPAPRWVRNRIQPIAVRDVLHYLLGAARVAGDVNRAVDIGGPDVLRYGQMMNGYALAAGLPQRAIAALPVLTPGLASHWVNLVTPVPRSIARPLIASLQNECVVKDRSVDEIVPPPEGGLTPYRRAVELALGRVDADLVETSWRDAEVSGAPSDPLPSDPGWAGRTVFTDERSQRTRATEHDLWTIIVGIGGENGWYSSPLLWAARGWMDRVAGGVGLQRGRRSRSVTHVGDAIDFWRVEAVEDGRLLRLRAEMKVPGAAWLELRVASDEQGTHYEQRAVFFPRGLAGRLYWLAVLPFHGLIFAGMATRITAAAEALR, encoded by the coding sequence ATGACCGAGCTGACGAGTCCGACGGGAGAAGAGGCCGCGCTGAGGGCCGCACCACGGGCCGACGGGTCGGCGCCCCGCGCGCTCGTCCTCGGCGCGACCGGATACGTCGGAGGACGACTCACCCCCCGGCTGCTCGCGGCGGGGTATCGCGTGCGGATCCTCGCGCGCGACGCGGGACGGGCCGCCGCGCTCCCATGGGGCGCCGAGTGCGAGATCGTCGAGGGGTCGGCCGACGACGCGGACGCCGTCGCGCAGGCCTGCGCGGACGTGGACGTGCTCTTCTACCTCATCCACTCGATGAACGCCGGCAAGGACTTCGAGGACGCCGACGCACGCGCCGCAGGCACGGTCGCGTCCGCCGCGGCCGACGCCGGCGTCGGCCGCGTCGTCTACCTCGGCGGGCTGCACCCCGCGGGCGTCGCCCTGTCGCCGCACCTGCGCTCGCGCGTGGCCGTGGGCGAGGTGTTCCTCGGCTCGCCCGTCCCGGCACTCGTGCTCCAGGCCGGGGTCGTCATCGGCTCCGGCTCCGCGTCGTTCGAGATGATCCGGCATCTCACCGAGGTGCTCCCCTATATGCCGGCGCCCCGCTGGGTGCGCAACCGGATCCAGCCCATCGCCGTCCGCGACGTGCTGCACTACCTGCTCGGCGCGGCCCGCGTGGCCGGCGACGTGAATCGTGCCGTCGACATCGGCGGCCCCGACGTGCTCCGCTACGGACAGATGATGAACGGCTACGCCCTGGCGGCGGGACTGCCGCAACGCGCGATCGCCGCGCTGCCCGTCCTCACCCCCGGGCTCGCGTCGCACTGGGTGAACCTCGTCACGCCCGTGCCGCGATCGATCGCGCGCCCCCTCATCGCGTCGCTGCAGAACGAGTGCGTCGTGAAGGACCGCTCCGTCGACGAGATCGTCCCGCCTCCCGAGGGCGGCCTCACGCCGTATCGCAGAGCGGTCGAGCTCGCCCTCGGACGCGTCGACGCGGACCTCGTCGAGACGAGCTGGCGCGATGCGGAGGTGTCCGGCGCACCGAGCGACCCGCTGCCGAGCGACCCCGGCTGGGCCGGCCGCACGGTCTTCACCGACGAGCGCTCTCAGCGCACGCGTGCCACGGAGCACGACCTCTGGACGATCATCGTGGGGATCGGCGGCGAGAACGGGTGGTACTCGTCTCCCCTGCTGTGGGCCGCGCGCGGATGGATGGACCGCGTCGCCGGGGGCGTCGGACTGCAGCGGGGACGACGGAGCCGCAGCGTGACCCACGTCGGCGACGCGATCGACTTCTGGCGCGTGGAGGCCGTCGAGGACGGCCGCCTGCTGCGTCTTCGCGCCGAGATGAAGGTGCCGGGCGCCGCGTGGCTCGAGCTCCGCGTCGCGTCGGACGAGCAGGGCACGCACTACGAGCAGCGTGCCGTGTTCTTCCCCCGCGGGCTCGCCGGGCGCCTGTACTGGCTCGCCGTGCTGCCGTTCCACGGCCTCATCTTCGCGGGCATGGCGACACGGATCACGGCCGCCGCGGAGGCACTGCGCTGA
- a CDS encoding threonine synthase translates to MAAVYVDPVDGRSYGLDVPRWRSDAGRPLMVSAQPGISRDDIERTDRSLWRYRAALPVDIPRPISLGEGCTPLVEREWGAHRPLFKLEWFSPTGSFKDRGTSVMLSYLRERGIDAVLEDSSGNGGSSVAGYGAAGGMRVKIFAPASTSPAKIAQVVAYGAEVELVEGPREESQAAAVRESDVAFYASHNWQALFLEGTKTQAYELWEDLGFRAPDNVVMPVGAGSSLLGCWLGFRELLAAGEIARMPRLFAAQPLNCSPVDAALRGEADRAVSPTAAEGTAIRRPVRLPQLVQALRGSGGDAVAVPETEIVDALRRLCEQGLFVEPTSATAAAAYSRLTAAGVIRQGETTAIMLSGTGLKAPAAVRDLLSGRRPAS, encoded by the coding sequence ATGGCCGCCGTGTACGTGGATCCCGTCGACGGACGCTCCTACGGTCTCGACGTGCCGCGCTGGCGGTCGGATGCGGGCAGACCGCTCATGGTCTCGGCGCAGCCGGGCATCTCGCGCGACGACATCGAGCGGACGGATCGGTCGCTCTGGCGATACCGGGCCGCGCTGCCCGTCGACATCCCGCGTCCGATCTCGTTGGGCGAGGGCTGCACGCCGCTCGTCGAGCGGGAGTGGGGCGCGCATCGTCCGCTGTTCAAGCTCGAGTGGTTCAGCCCGACGGGCAGCTTCAAGGACCGCGGCACGAGCGTCATGCTGTCGTACCTGCGCGAACGCGGGATCGACGCCGTGCTCGAGGACAGCTCGGGCAACGGCGGCTCCTCCGTCGCGGGATACGGCGCGGCGGGCGGGATGCGCGTGAAGATCTTCGCGCCGGCGTCGACCTCGCCCGCGAAGATCGCGCAGGTCGTCGCGTACGGCGCCGAGGTGGAGCTCGTCGAAGGACCGCGCGAGGAGTCGCAGGCGGCGGCCGTCCGCGAGTCCGATGTCGCGTTCTATGCGAGTCACAACTGGCAGGCGCTGTTCCTCGAGGGGACCAAGACGCAGGCCTACGAGCTGTGGGAGGACCTGGGCTTCCGGGCGCCGGACAACGTGGTGATGCCGGTGGGGGCCGGGAGCAGCCTGCTCGGATGCTGGCTGGGCTTCCGCGAGCTCCTCGCGGCCGGCGAGATCGCGCGGATGCCGCGTCTGTTCGCGGCTCAGCCGCTGAACTGCTCCCCCGTCGACGCCGCGCTCCGCGGCGAGGCCGATCGCGCGGTCTCCCCGACGGCGGCGGAGGGCACGGCCATCCGCCGCCCGGTGCGTCTGCCCCAACTGGTCCAGGCGCTGCGCGGGAGCGGAGGCGACGCCGTCGCGGTCCCGGAGACGGAGATCGTGGACGCGTTGCGCAGGCTGTGCGAGCAGGGGCTCTTCGTCGAGCCGACGAGCGCCACGGCGGCGGCCGCGTACTCGCGGCTCACGGCGGCGGGCGTGATCCGGCAGGGCGAGACGACGGCGATCATGCTCAGCGGAACGGGGCTCAAGGCGCCGGCAGCCGTCCGCGACCTCCTGTCCGGCCGCCGTCCCGCGTCCTGA
- a CDS encoding MDR family MFS transporter, whose product MTSPTAGTPFLLTKRRIWIIFGALIAGMLLSSLDQTIVSTAMPTIVGELGGVEHQVWITTAYLLATTIVMPIYGKFGDVLGRRNLFLIAIALFTLASVGCAFANDFWAFVVFRALQGLGGGGLMILSQAIIADIVPANERGKYMGPLGAVFGLSAVAGPLLGGFFVDHLTWQWAFYINIPVGIAAFVIALVALKLPSKKAEKPIDVFGVIFLSLATTCLIFFTDFGGDSAYGWGSPVTWLCGAGLVVAAAAFILTESRVQDPIIPLSLFRNPIFVNATAIGLVLGIGMFAAIGFIPTFLQMSSGTSAAVSGLLLIPMMVGLIGTSISSGILISRTGRYKLYPIAGTILTGIAMTAMTTLSADTPIWLICVFLFFFGAGLGLIMQVVVLIVQNAVPVNEIGTATSTNNYFREVGASLGTAVFGTIFTTRLTANLTTVFTDAGATAEDAATATATIDPATLNALPDDVRDGIVTAYADALAPVFWYLIPFIALAFVLSLFLKEIPLSDQSGLVARGEAISGEEAERLEAELRAGRAVAGRAGSVTGGRGADAESRRNDDTASGTPPTT is encoded by the coding sequence ATGACATCCCCCACCGCGGGAACGCCCTTCCTGCTCACGAAACGACGCATCTGGATCATCTTCGGCGCGCTCATCGCCGGCATGCTGCTCTCGAGCCTCGATCAGACGATCGTCTCGACCGCCATGCCGACCATCGTCGGCGAGCTGGGAGGCGTCGAGCACCAGGTCTGGATCACCACGGCGTACCTTCTGGCGACCACGATCGTCATGCCGATCTACGGCAAGTTCGGCGACGTGCTCGGTCGGCGCAACCTCTTCCTCATCGCGATCGCGCTCTTCACGCTCGCCTCGGTCGGATGCGCGTTCGCGAACGACTTCTGGGCGTTCGTCGTCTTCCGCGCTCTGCAGGGCCTCGGCGGCGGCGGGCTCATGATCCTCTCGCAGGCGATCATCGCCGACATCGTGCCGGCCAACGAGCGCGGCAAGTACATGGGCCCGCTCGGCGCCGTGTTCGGGCTGTCGGCCGTCGCCGGTCCGCTGCTCGGCGGCTTCTTCGTCGACCACCTCACGTGGCAGTGGGCGTTCTACATCAACATCCCCGTCGGCATCGCCGCGTTCGTCATCGCGCTCGTGGCGCTGAAGCTGCCGAGCAAGAAGGCGGAGAAGCCGATCGACGTCTTCGGCGTGATCTTCCTCTCGCTCGCGACGACGTGTCTCATCTTCTTCACCGACTTCGGCGGCGACTCGGCATACGGCTGGGGCTCCCCCGTCACCTGGCTGTGCGGCGCCGGTCTCGTCGTCGCCGCGGCGGCGTTCATCCTGACCGAGTCGCGCGTGCAGGACCCGATCATCCCGCTGAGCCTCTTCCGCAACCCGATCTTCGTCAACGCGACCGCGATCGGCCTCGTGCTCGGCATCGGCATGTTCGCGGCGATCGGCTTCATCCCCACGTTCCTGCAGATGTCGTCCGGCACGTCGGCCGCCGTGTCCGGCCTCCTCCTGATCCCCATGATGGTGGGCCTCATCGGCACGTCGATCAGCTCGGGCATCCTCATCTCCCGGACCGGGAGGTACAAGCTCTACCCGATCGCGGGCACGATCCTCACGGGCATCGCCATGACCGCCATGACGACGCTGAGCGCCGACACCCCGATCTGGCTCATCTGCGTGTTCCTGTTCTTCTTCGGCGCCGGGCTCGGCCTCATCATGCAGGTGGTCGTGCTCATCGTGCAGAACGCGGTGCCCGTGAACGAGATCGGCACCGCGACGAGCACGAACAACTATTTCCGCGAGGTGGGCGCCTCACTCGGCACGGCCGTCTTCGGCACCATCTTCACGACGCGCCTCACCGCGAACCTCACCACCGTGTTCACGGACGCCGGCGCGACGGCGGAGGACGCGGCCACGGCGACCGCGACGATCGATCCGGCCACGCTGAACGCGCTGCCCGACGACGTCCGCGACGGCATCGTCACGGCGTACGCCGACGCGCTCGCCCCCGTGTTCTGGTACCTCATCCCGTTCATCGCGCTCGCCTTCGTCCTCTCGCTCTTCCTCAAGGAGATCCCGCTGTCGGATCAGTCCGGTCTCGTCGCCCGCGGCGAGGCGATCTCGGGCGAGGAGGCGGAGCGGCTCGAGGCGGAGCTGCGCGCGGGCCGCGCCGTCGCCGGCCGAGCGGGCTCCGTGACGGGCGGACGCGGCGCCGATGCCGAGAGCCGCAGGAACGACGACACGGCGTCGGGGACGCCGCCGACGACCTGA